A DNA window from Luteolibacter luteus contains the following coding sequences:
- a CDS encoding 3-keto-disaccharide hydrolase, which translates to MKRFFSVLAASAALVLTASAQKEAGFVSIFDGKTLDGWKVGDNPGAFKVEDGAIVANGDCAHLFYAGKEGEKFKDFELRLDVMTKPNSNGGVFISSVYQEKGWPSHGYEVQVNNTQSDWKKSGGLYNYVDNKEPFKDNEWMKYVIRVKKGKVNVSVNGKDIVKDYEPEEGKSKLEPEGGTFAIQAHDKGSTTLYKNIRVKKLD; encoded by the coding sequence ATGAAAAGGTTCTTCTCCGTACTCGCGGCATCTGCCGCGCTTGTTCTTACCGCCTCCGCTCAAAAGGAGGCCGGTTTCGTCTCCATCTTCGATGGCAAGACCCTCGACGGATGGAAGGTCGGTGACAATCCCGGGGCCTTCAAGGTGGAGGACGGTGCGATCGTCGCGAACGGCGATTGCGCGCACCTCTTCTACGCCGGCAAGGAAGGCGAGAAGTTCAAGGATTTCGAACTGCGCCTCGACGTGATGACCAAGCCGAACTCGAACGGTGGCGTCTTTATTTCCTCCGTCTATCAGGAGAAGGGCTGGCCCTCCCACGGCTATGAGGTCCAGGTGAACAACACCCAGTCCGACTGGAAGAAGTCCGGTGGCCTCTACAACTACGTGGATAACAAGGAGCCCTTCAAGGACAACGAGTGGATGAAGTACGTGATCCGCGTCAAGAAGGGCAAGGTCAACGTTAGCGTCAACGGCAAGGATATCGTGAAGGACTACGAGCCGGAAGAAGGCAAGAGCAAGCTGGAGCCGGAAGGCGGCACCTTCGCCATCCAGGCTCATGACAAGGGCAGCACGACCTTGTACAAGAACATTCGCGTCAAGAAGCTCGACTAA
- a CDS encoding gamma-glutamylcyclotransferase family protein: MSDSAASKELVFVYGTLRHGGSNAFRMEGADFVSRGRVEGSLYVISWYPGLVTGRDLGWVSGDVFRVGADQMRALDEFEGLAAGEIEGSEYRRVQVPVFLEGIPHEETIWAWVYEWKGPVDESRRIASGDWLDVAEPGAASAFSWVTICIAAALMTLFVASAIGLDFTPAQTGRAGTWLLVAFIYGAPLVGIMAAALAKRRREGFRRPREIASGFCQVWLLISAFLGLVVAIS, from the coding sequence ATGTCTGACTCCGCCGCATCCAAGGAACTCGTCTTTGTCTATGGCACGCTGCGCCACGGCGGCTCGAATGCCTTCCGGATGGAGGGTGCGGATTTCGTTAGTCGAGGCCGGGTGGAAGGTAGTCTCTATGTGATCTCATGGTATCCCGGTCTCGTTACTGGTCGGGACCTTGGTTGGGTCAGCGGAGATGTCTTCCGCGTGGGTGCGGATCAGATGCGTGCGCTCGATGAATTCGAGGGACTCGCGGCCGGCGAAATCGAAGGCAGCGAATATCGCCGCGTCCAAGTGCCGGTGTTCCTCGAGGGAATCCCCCACGAGGAAACGATTTGGGCTTGGGTTTACGAATGGAAAGGACCGGTGGACGAGTCGCGCCGCATTGCTTCCGGCGATTGGCTGGACGTCGCGGAACCGGGAGCTGCGTCCGCTTTTTCATGGGTCACCATCTGTATCGCCGCGGCGTTGATGACCCTTTTCGTAGCCTCGGCCATCGGCTTGGATTTTACCCCGGCTCAAACCGGGCGGGCAGGCACCTGGCTTCTGGTCGCCTTCATCTATGGGGCGCCTCTCGTCGGGATCATGGCCGCGGCCCTCGCCAAGCGGCGGCGCGAAGGCTTCAGGCGTCCCCGGGAGATCGCCTCCGGGTTTTGCCAGGTCTGGCTGCTGATCTCGGCATTTCTCGGGCTCGTCGTGGCGATCTCGTAA
- a CDS encoding gamma-glutamylcyclotransferase family protein, whose translation MSPDDDKKELVFLYGVLRRGAPENYRMAEAEFVCPALVQGRLHKIGLSPALVTSVSGGFVRGDLYRCDPELLGEIAAAELPDVERKAGRFRKVIVKVRPYNLGQAEIDAWTWEWTGPEQGYPVLEVGDWVENCIPRQTPMFTAIALLCLLFIPGLLLSVPLVPRRSIGSQAAFMVLSVFWLLSPVAGLGSLWIAGKRRERWQEGRLALWVLLAIASIPALIVALAALMELVKSLG comes from the coding sequence ATGTCGCCTGATGACGATAAGAAAGAACTCGTCTTCCTCTACGGAGTGCTGCGCCGTGGAGCACCGGAAAACTACCGGATGGCTGAAGCAGAATTCGTATGCCCGGCGCTCGTTCAAGGAAGGCTTCATAAAATCGGGCTGTCACCCGCCTTGGTAACGTCAGTATCGGGCGGCTTCGTGAGGGGGGATCTCTATCGCTGCGACCCCGAACTGTTGGGCGAGATCGCTGCCGCCGAGCTTCCCGATGTGGAAAGAAAAGCCGGTCGTTTTCGCAAAGTGATCGTCAAGGTCCGCCCCTATAATCTCGGCCAAGCCGAAATCGATGCATGGACTTGGGAGTGGACCGGTCCTGAGCAAGGATATCCCGTCCTGGAAGTTGGTGATTGGGTAGAGAACTGTATTCCACGGCAGACTCCGATGTTCACTGCCATCGCATTGCTCTGTTTGCTTTTTATTCCCGGGCTGCTGCTTTCCGTCCCGCTTGTTCCTCGCCGTAGCATCGGATCCCAAGCCGCTTTTATGGTCTTGTCGGTCTTTTGGCTGCTTTCCCCGGTTGCGGGCTTGGGATCACTGTGGATTGCCGGGAAGCGGCGTGAGCGTTGGCAAGAGGGGCGACTTGCTCTCTGGGTGCTTCTTGCCATCGCCTCGATTCCGGCTCTCATCGTCGCGCTCGCGGCGTTGATGGAGCTGGTGAAATCGTTGGGATGA
- a CDS encoding gamma-glutamylcyclotransferase family protein translates to MPLDDHKNDLIFVYGSLCRGGPDAFHMEEAELIAHGQVEGRLYQISGRPAVVLGRGQGWVKGEFYSISHDRLEALDQYHGTGESCKRLHIPVEGWTKLGRGERVWTWEWTAPVSGSRSIASGDWMDYLFPWTPPWFAWIGTSCFIGAPVVCWVGMIALFIGGRWQVTCGVVALVASVLCPVVGLWAVSIGARRRERWRIFRGIITGLLILEGLAALACVGYFLFEDFS, encoded by the coding sequence ATGCCGCTCGATGACCACAAGAATGACCTCATCTTCGTCTATGGTTCACTCTGCCGCGGCGGACCGGATGCCTTCCATATGGAAGAAGCGGAGCTTATCGCGCATGGACAGGTGGAAGGACGGCTCTATCAGATATCCGGTAGGCCCGCCGTGGTGCTCGGTCGCGGACAAGGATGGGTGAAAGGGGAGTTCTACAGTATCTCCCATGACCGGTTGGAGGCTCTGGATCAATATCACGGCACTGGCGAATCATGCAAACGCCTACACATCCCCGTCGAGGGGTGGACGAAGCTGGGACGGGGCGAAAGAGTATGGACTTGGGAGTGGACAGCGCCTGTCAGTGGCAGCCGGTCGATCGCTTCGGGAGACTGGATGGACTATCTCTTTCCTTGGACACCACCGTGGTTTGCGTGGATTGGAACCTCCTGTTTTATAGGGGCTCCCGTAGTCTGCTGGGTAGGCATGATTGCTCTTTTTATTGGAGGCCGCTGGCAGGTGACTTGCGGCGTCGTAGCCCTTGTTGCTTCAGTTCTATGCCCTGTGGTTGGATTGTGGGCAGTATCCATCGGCGCACGACGGAGGGAGCGCTGGCGGATCTTTCGCGGGATTATCACCGGACTTCTCATTCTTGAGGGTTTGGCGGCGCTTGCGTGCGTTGGGTACTTTCTCTTCGAGGATTTTAGCTAG
- a CDS encoding gamma-glutamylcyclotransferase family protein yields the protein MMLADDKKELVFLYGAQCRDGMMDSKLDRAEQVGVGIAPGSLLSVSGLPVMVSGDGRGKVRGEIYRVDPKLLGELDAIMAETARIVGNGNCRRKRITVIEVKYGRPAMEVWGWQWEDLEGPQELITSGDWIDRQTAPWFTVIALACLLAGLLIPGVFAALVTPSLPVPVAF from the coding sequence ATGATGCTTGCTGACGATAAGAAAGAACTCGTCTTCCTCTACGGAGCCCAATGTCGCGACGGGATGATGGACTCGAAGTTGGATCGCGCCGAACAAGTCGGTGTCGGAATTGCCCCCGGTTCCTTGCTTTCCGTATCGGGGCTTCCCGTGATGGTCTCCGGAGACGGAAGAGGAAAGGTGCGAGGAGAGATTTATCGCGTCGACCCAAAGCTCCTGGGGGAACTCGATGCGATCATGGCGGAAACCGCACGGATCGTGGGGAATGGGAATTGCCGCCGCAAACGGATCACGGTGATCGAAGTGAAGTATGGTCGCCCGGCGATGGAAGTATGGGGCTGGCAATGGGAGGATTTGGAGGGACCTCAGGAATTGATCACCTCCGGAGACTGGATCGATCGTCAGACTGCTCCTTGGTTCACTGTTATCGCATTGGCCTGCCTTCTAGCTGGTCTCTTGATTCCGGGGGTATTTGCAGCTCTTGTCACTCCCTCGCTTCCGGTGCCCGTCGCGTTCTAG
- a CDS encoding gamma-glutamylcyclotransferase family protein, translating into MLSDDPGTELVFLYGHQCRDGMMASKLDRAVQVGLGTARGSLLSVAGLPVMVSGDGLGKVRGDVYRVNRKLLDELDEIMAEAARIVGNGNCRRKRITVIEVRYDRPPMEVWVWQWEDLEGPQELISSGDWVDRQATPWFTFIALTCLLTCTLIPGVISTAAAPSVPGFAALWVSLVILALLAPLAGLAAVYIARRRTERLSGFLMVIEVGLLLVLVLVLLQVGSLVFQMFH; encoded by the coding sequence ATGTTGTCCGATGATCCCGGCACGGAACTCGTCTTTCTCTACGGCCATCAATGCCGCGATGGGATGATGGCCTCGAAGCTGGATCGCGCCGTGCAAGTCGGTCTCGGAACTGCTCGCGGCTCCCTGCTTTCCGTGGCCGGACTTCCGGTGATGGTTTCCGGAGACGGGCTGGGAAAGGTTCGCGGTGATGTTTATCGAGTGAATCGGAAGCTTCTGGATGAACTGGATGAGATCATGGCGGAAGCCGCACGGATCGTGGGGAATGGGAATTGCCGCCGCAAACGGATCACGGTGATCGAAGTGAGGTATGACCGGCCGCCGATGGAAGTATGGGTCTGGCAATGGGAGGACCTTGAGGGACCTCAGGAATTGATCAGCTCCGGAGACTGGGTCGACCGGCAGGCTACTCCTTGGTTCACCTTCATCGCGTTGACCTGCCTTCTAACTTGTACTTTGATTCCGGGGGTGATCTCAACTGCTGCCGCGCCCTCGGTTCCGGGGTTTGCTGCATTGTGGGTTTCTTTAGTGATCCTTGCCCTCTTGGCACCCCTTGCTGGCCTCGCGGCAGTCTACATCGCCCGCCGTCGCACCGAGCGGCTCTCAGGGTTCCTGATGGTGATTGAAGTCGGATTGCTGCTGGTATTGGTTCTGGTATTGCTGCAGGTAGGCAGCCTGGTGTTTCAGATGTTCCATTAG
- a CDS encoding gamma-glutamylcyclotransferase family protein, with product MTKSDTRSSPTHSLLIGEGELVFIYGHQWRDGVMTGKLNHAEPVGGGVVSGRLLSMSNFPVMVSDDGEGKVRGEVYRVHGDLSAELDGIMQEVARLIGNGSCRRGKLMAAEVRGNDPPIEVWTWLWENVEGPQELVASGDWLDRRAPPWFTSIALGCLFAFFLTPLAVLLQPRPPAPAPPGGEIFAWLLMILALLAPFVGLGAAWFAHRRSERMSGCLLFIVAGLMISSMLALVAALEMVR from the coding sequence ATGACGAAGTCGGACACAAGGTCTAGCCCCACTCACTCCCTTCTCATCGGAGAAGGGGAGCTCGTCTTCATTTACGGCCACCAGTGGCGCGATGGCGTCATGACCGGCAAGCTGAACCACGCCGAGCCTGTCGGTGGAGGTGTGGTCTCGGGACGACTCCTTTCGATGTCGAATTTCCCCGTCATGGTTTCCGATGACGGGGAGGGTAAGGTGCGGGGAGAGGTCTATCGGGTGCACGGCGATTTGTCGGCGGAGCTCGATGGGATCATGCAAGAGGTGGCCCGACTCATCGGCAACGGAAGCTGTCGCCGCGGCAAGCTCATGGCCGCAGAGGTAAGAGGGAATGATCCGCCGATCGAAGTATGGACCTGGCTATGGGAGAACGTCGAGGGCCCGCAGGAGCTAGTTGCATCCGGTGACTGGCTGGACCGGCGAGCACCTCCTTGGTTCACCTCGATCGCATTGGGCTGCCTCTTCGCCTTCTTTCTCACCCCACTTGCAGTTTTGCTTCAGCCTCGCCCACCGGCGCCGGCTCCGCCCGGTGGGGAGATCTTCGCTTGGCTCCTGATGATCTTGGCCTTGCTTGCCCCCTTTGTCGGACTCGGCGCGGCGTGGTTCGCCCACCGTCGTAGCGAGCGGATGTCCGGCTGCCTGCTGTTCATTGTGGCGGGGCTCATGATAAGTTCCATGCTTGCCCTAGTCGCAGCGTTAGAGATGGTACGTTAG
- the obgE gene encoding GTPase ObgE has protein sequence MFIDHIRIFAQAGNGGNGAVSFRREKFVPRGGPDGGDGGKGGDVILIVDPSTDNLRQFHYDPKLIAKKGVNGGGVRKTGKGGDTVIAKVPPGTVVYRSNAATVQEAVEFERGDEGIDLEPIADLTEYGQKFILCKGGKGGLGNSNFATPTHRTPTESTPGEEGESGVFYLELRRIADAGLVGFPNAGKSTLLGKLSHAHPKVAAYPFTTLQPSVGVVEFGGFRRCTVADIPGLIEGAHENRGLGHEFLRHITRCRVLLFVVDMAGSEGRDPISDLEILRKEIREYDEELARFPWIVIANKMDMEGAEENLKIFEGRFPKVKVIPISAELEEGLDALKLYLDDEVGHKV, from the coding sequence ATGTTCATCGACCACATCCGCATCTTCGCCCAGGCAGGCAACGGCGGGAACGGAGCCGTTTCGTTCCGCCGGGAAAAGTTCGTGCCTCGCGGCGGCCCGGACGGTGGCGATGGAGGAAAGGGCGGCGACGTCATCCTGATCGTGGACCCGTCCACGGACAATCTCCGCCAGTTCCACTATGACCCGAAGCTGATCGCCAAGAAAGGCGTGAATGGCGGCGGCGTGCGCAAGACCGGCAAGGGTGGCGACACCGTGATCGCGAAGGTCCCGCCGGGCACCGTCGTCTATCGCAGTAATGCCGCCACGGTCCAGGAAGCGGTGGAATTCGAGCGCGGCGATGAAGGCATCGACCTCGAGCCGATCGCCGACCTCACCGAGTACGGCCAGAAGTTCATTCTCTGCAAGGGCGGCAAGGGCGGTCTCGGCAACTCGAACTTCGCCACGCCGACGCACCGCACGCCGACCGAGTCGACGCCGGGCGAGGAAGGTGAATCCGGGGTCTTCTATCTTGAACTCCGGCGCATCGCGGACGCCGGCCTCGTCGGTTTCCCAAATGCCGGGAAATCCACGCTGCTCGGCAAGCTCTCCCATGCCCACCCGAAGGTGGCCGCCTATCCTTTCACCACGCTCCAGCCGAGCGTCGGCGTCGTCGAGTTCGGCGGCTTCCGCCGTTGCACCGTGGCGGACATTCCGGGCCTCATCGAAGGCGCTCACGAGAACCGCGGCCTCGGTCACGAGTTCCTGCGCCATATCACCCGCTGCCGTGTCCTGCTTTTCGTCGTCGATATGGCCGGAAGTGAAGGCCGCGATCCAATTTCCGATCTCGAGATCCTCCGCAAGGAGATCCGCGAGTATGATGAGGAACTCGCCCGCTTCCCATGGATCGTCATCGCCAACAAGATGGACATGGAGGGAGCCGAAGAGAACCTGAAGATCTTCGAAGGCCGCTTCCCGAAGGTGAAGGTGATCCCGATCTCCGCAGAGCTTGAAGAGGGGCTGGATGCCCTCAAGCTCTACTTGGATGACGAAGTCGGACACAAGGTCTAG
- a CDS encoding MATE family efflux transporter, producing MPRVPPQGSRQPFVRIYHLSPLPKATVENPAATRYPSRRAMSKPGLSIEASQRAVPEVSLGGRLAGLSLSKQVAVLAFWPLLEQVLAFCVGFTDLLISGRIGDGHDRVAILDAMGLGGYVGWFFNILQGAVATGVMALVSRATGARDSDLAKRGLGQGVWLGIAAGMMSLLILQLGIPLLIKGVGLSPEAARHAEDFLRILAITGPFSGAMFAINAALRGAGDTRTPFIGMCVVNVVNMIVSSLLALGPAPFGGHGVAGIATGTLCGWIAGLLTVSLLLIRSSSPLGWSLAGLRPHWETMTRILRVGAPQSLEIGCMWAIHAYGIHVIATLPGEGNLGAHILAIRVESMSFLPGWAIATAGAALVGQYLGAGSKEMAIRSVRLCWKVAASLMGCIGILFIFGRDALIQLMAPDSGHLQEVASPLVLICAAAQPFFATCIILKTSMRGAGATNVVMQWSFGSMIFYRIGVLWWFKDQPWFDLRVVWVVFSLDLITQALVFAWVHFRGKWLNARV from the coding sequence TTGCCTCGCGTTCCGCCGCAAGGATCACGGCAGCCCTTTGTCCGGATCTATCACCTTTCACCACTTCCAAAGGCAACGGTTGAAAACCCCGCGGCGACCCGCTACCCCTCGCGCCGAGCGATGTCGAAACCGGGATTGAGTATCGAGGCCAGCCAGCGTGCCGTGCCGGAAGTCTCTCTCGGTGGGCGCCTTGCGGGCCTTTCCCTGTCGAAGCAAGTCGCCGTGCTCGCCTTCTGGCCGCTGCTGGAGCAGGTCCTCGCCTTCTGCGTCGGCTTCACCGACCTGCTGATCTCCGGACGCATCGGCGACGGCCATGACCGGGTCGCAATCCTCGATGCCATGGGGCTCGGCGGCTACGTCGGGTGGTTCTTCAATATCCTCCAAGGCGCCGTCGCCACCGGCGTCATGGCCCTTGTTTCCCGCGCCACCGGTGCTCGGGATAGCGACCTCGCGAAGCGCGGCCTCGGCCAAGGCGTCTGGCTCGGCATCGCGGCGGGCATGATGTCCCTACTCATTCTCCAACTCGGCATCCCGCTCCTGATCAAGGGCGTCGGACTCAGTCCGGAGGCCGCAAGACATGCCGAGGACTTCCTCCGCATCCTCGCCATCACCGGTCCCTTCAGCGGTGCCATGTTCGCCATCAATGCCGCCCTGCGCGGCGCGGGCGATACCCGCACGCCCTTCATCGGCATGTGTGTGGTGAATGTGGTGAACATGATCGTCAGCAGCCTCCTCGCCCTCGGCCCGGCACCCTTCGGCGGCCATGGCGTCGCGGGAATTGCCACCGGTACCCTCTGCGGCTGGATCGCCGGCCTGCTCACCGTTTCCCTGCTCCTCATCAGATCCAGCAGTCCGCTCGGCTGGAGCTTGGCCGGTCTCAGGCCTCACTGGGAAACGATGACCCGTATCCTCCGGGTCGGCGCACCCCAGTCGCTGGAGATCGGCTGCATGTGGGCCATCCACGCCTACGGCATCCACGTCATCGCCACCCTCCCGGGGGAGGGAAATCTCGGCGCGCACATCCTCGCCATCCGCGTCGAGTCGATGAGCTTCCTGCCCGGTTGGGCGATCGCCACCGCCGGCGCCGCGTTGGTGGGCCAATACCTTGGTGCCGGGTCGAAGGAAATGGCCATCCGCTCCGTGCGCCTCTGCTGGAAGGTCGCCGCCTCTCTCATGGGCTGCATCGGCATTCTTTTCATCTTCGGGCGGGATGCTCTCATCCAGCTGATGGCCCCGGATAGCGGCCATCTTCAGGAGGTGGCCTCTCCCCTCGTCCTGATCTGCGCCGCCGCCCAGCCCTTCTTTGCCACCTGCATTATCCTGAAAACCTCCATGCGCGGCGCGGGTGCCACGAATGTGGTCATGCAGTGGTCTTTCGGCAGCATGATCTTCTACCGGATCGGCGTCCTGTGGTGGTTCAAGGACCAGCCTTGGTTCGATCTCAGGGTGGTCTGGGTCGTCTTTTCTCTGGATCTCATCACCCAGGCACTCGTCTTTGCTTGGGTTCATTTCCGTGGTAAGTGGCTGAATGCAAGAGTTTAG
- a CDS encoding cupin domain-containing protein encodes MPLPTVTNLFPPADGMPGRESFATLQEGRAFTFEHIVSRGEASPPDFWYDQERDEWVMLARGEALLRFEDGDLNLKAGDALTIPAGVRHRVETASNDAVWLALHFRG; translated from the coding sequence ATGCCGCTACCCACCGTCACGAATCTGTTTCCGCCTGCGGATGGAATGCCCGGGCGCGAGAGCTTCGCCACCTTGCAGGAAGGCCGCGCTTTCACTTTCGAGCACATCGTTTCCCGCGGCGAGGCGAGCCCGCCGGATTTCTGGTATGATCAGGAGCGGGATGAGTGGGTGATGCTTGCCCGAGGTGAGGCATTGTTGAGGTTCGAGGACGGAGACCTGAATCTGAAGGCGGGCGATGCCCTCACGATCCCAGCGGGAGTTCGGCATCGGGTGGAGACGGCCTCGAACGATGCGGTTTGGCTGGCGCTGCACTTCCGGGGATAA
- a CDS encoding sulfatase family protein, giving the protein MRWMLAVLMLGAARAEEARPNILLLYADDWRHDTLGCAGNPVVKTPHLDALAKEGLRFTRACVTTSICGVSRSSLLTGQWMSRHGNRGFDMFKTPWEQTYPALLRESGYWTGHVGKWHNGKFPAGRFDFGRAYDGRHWLMQPGGSQVHVTRKNQDDALEFLKGRPKDKPFCLTVAFFATHAEDANPQQYLPQPESMSLYENVKIPVPATATDEAMRRLPPFLQAPSNEGRVRWKWRFDTPEKYQAMMKNYYRMATEVDAVCGRVLDELKAEGELDRTIVVFTTDNGYFHGEHGLADKWYPYEESIRVPLIVRDARIPAERRGMTDEHFVLNVDLAPMFLDAAGAKVPQTMQGKDFSALYRGDAREWREAFYYEHPTITNKERIPSSQAWVTKDAKFIRWPEFGYEEFFDLKKDPGEMENRIRDESRKGEIEEMRLKLAEPEAAVGGG; this is encoded by the coding sequence ATGAGGTGGATGCTGGCGGTTCTGATGTTAGGTGCGGCGCGAGCGGAGGAAGCCCGCCCGAATATCCTTCTTCTCTATGCGGACGACTGGCGGCACGACACGCTGGGCTGCGCGGGAAATCCTGTGGTGAAGACCCCGCATCTGGATGCGCTGGCGAAGGAGGGGCTAAGATTCACGCGCGCCTGCGTGACGACTTCCATCTGCGGGGTGAGCCGATCTTCCCTGCTGACGGGCCAGTGGATGTCGCGTCATGGCAACCGGGGCTTTGACATGTTCAAGACGCCCTGGGAGCAGACTTATCCGGCATTATTGAGGGAAAGCGGGTATTGGACCGGGCACGTCGGGAAGTGGCACAACGGGAAGTTTCCGGCGGGGCGATTCGATTTCGGCAGGGCTTACGATGGCCGGCATTGGCTGATGCAGCCGGGTGGATCGCAGGTGCATGTGACCCGCAAGAATCAGGACGATGCGCTGGAGTTCCTGAAGGGACGGCCGAAAGACAAGCCCTTCTGCCTGACGGTGGCTTTCTTCGCGACGCATGCGGAAGATGCGAATCCGCAGCAATATCTACCGCAGCCGGAAAGCATGTCGCTCTACGAGAATGTGAAGATTCCCGTGCCTGCCACGGCGACGGATGAGGCGATGCGCAGGCTGCCGCCTTTTCTCCAGGCACCCTCGAATGAGGGCCGGGTGCGCTGGAAATGGCGCTTCGACACACCGGAAAAGTATCAGGCGATGATGAAGAACTATTACCGCATGGCAACGGAGGTGGATGCCGTCTGCGGTCGTGTGCTGGATGAGTTGAAGGCGGAAGGCGAGCTGGATCGCACCATCGTGGTCTTCACGACGGACAATGGTTACTTCCACGGCGAGCACGGCCTGGCGGACAAGTGGTATCCCTATGAGGAAAGCATCCGTGTTCCTTTGATCGTGCGCGATGCGAGGATTCCTGCGGAGCGACGGGGGATGACGGATGAGCACTTCGTGCTGAATGTGGATCTGGCACCGATGTTTCTGGACGCGGCCGGAGCCAAGGTTCCGCAGACGATGCAGGGAAAGGATTTCTCGGCGCTCTATCGGGGCGATGCGCGGGAGTGGCGGGAGGCTTTCTACTACGAACATCCGACCATCACGAACAAGGAGCGCATTCCAAGCTCGCAGGCTTGGGTGACGAAGGACGCGAAGTTCATCCGCTGGCCAGAATTCGGATACGAGGAGTTCTTTGACCTGAAGAAGGATCCGGGAGAGATGGAGAACCGGATCAGGGACGAAAGCAGGAAGGGCGAGATCGAGGAGATGCGCCTGAAACTCGCGGAGCCGGAGGCGGCTGTTGGAGGAGGCTAG
- a CDS encoding pyridoxamine 5'-phosphate oxidase family protein produces the protein MDSINQNQEEDNRADLSDQAAVEKIKELVEIAGTCFFCTRVGTGESSGSRPMSVREVDEEGRLWFLSPVDSHKNQEISEDPCVSLFFQGSKHSDFLVLHGRASISTDKGIIRDLWSPFIKTWFTEGIDDPRITAIAVTPESGYYWDTKHGNTVAGLKVMIGAMIGKTLDDSIEGEIRP, from the coding sequence ATGGACTCGATCAATCAGAACCAGGAGGAAGACAACCGCGCGGACCTCAGCGACCAAGCGGCCGTGGAGAAGATCAAGGAGCTCGTGGAAATCGCAGGCACCTGCTTTTTCTGCACCCGGGTCGGCACCGGTGAATCCAGCGGCTCCCGTCCCATGAGCGTTCGCGAGGTGGATGAGGAAGGGCGCCTGTGGTTCCTGAGCCCGGTCGACAGCCACAAGAACCAGGAGATCTCCGAGGATCCCTGCGTCTCTTTATTTTTCCAAGGTTCCAAGCACTCCGATTTCCTAGTGCTGCACGGCAGAGCCAGCATCTCCACGGACAAGGGGATCATCCGCGATCTGTGGAGCCCCTTTATCAAGACCTGGTTCACGGAAGGCATCGATGATCCGCGGATCACGGCAATCGCCGTGACTCCGGAAAGCGGCTACTACTGGGATACCAAACACGGCAATACCGTCGCCGGATTGAAAGTCATGATCGGGGCGATGATCGGGAAGACGCTCGACGATTCGATCGAGGGAGAGATCCGGCCCTAG